The following coding sequences lie in one Populus nigra chromosome 15, ddPopNigr1.1, whole genome shotgun sequence genomic window:
- the LOC133673678 gene encoding uncharacterized protein LOC133673678 isoform X1 encodes MAPCASLLLPVFAILATLPIIQSVPTFFPRPSYDQSLAKQPKASKPKIPYKTHYFPQVLDHFTFQAKSSKIFYQKYLVNSHYWHRGAPIFVYTGNEGDIEWFAANTGFLLDIAPKFRALLVFIEHRFYGESMPFGNKSYKSAETLGYLNSQQALADFALLIRSLKHNLSSEASPVVVFGGSYGGMLAAWFRLKYPHIAIGALASSAPILQFDDITPWSSFYDAVSQDFKEASLNCYEVIKGSWAELEALSAQNEGLAELSRTFRACQDLHSLDSVWEWLWSAFVYTAMVNYPNEANFMMPLPAYPVQAMCKIIDGFPSGASKITRAFAAASLYYNYSRAEKCFKLEHGPDAHGLHGWNWQACTEMVMPMTCSEKSMFPTSGFSYKEFAEDCMKTFGVKPRPHWITTEFGGKRIDLVLKRSGGNIIFSNGMQDPWSRGGVLKNISSSIIALVTEKGAHHVDFRSATKDDPEWLKELRRQEVEIIQGWIDQYYPDLKRTMRRKHL; translated from the exons ATGGCTCCTTGTGCATCTCTTCTGCTTCCAGTCTTTGCCATTCTTGCAACACTACCAATAATACAATCAGTGCCCACATTTTTTCCAAGACCAAGTTATGATCAATCTTTAGCCAAACAACCGAAGGCCTCAAAACCAAAGATCCCATACAAGACTCACTACTTCCCGCAAGTCCTGGACCACTTCACATTTCAGGCCAAAAGCTCAAAAATTTTCTACCAAAAGTACCTTGTCAACAGCCATTACTGGCACAGAGGAGCTCCTATCTTCGTCTACACTGGAAATGAAGGTGACATTGAGTGGTTTGCTGCCAATACTGGCTTCTTGCTTGACATTGCTCCCAAGTTCAGAGCTCTTCTGGTTTTCATTGAA CACAGATTTTATGGGGAGTCAATGCCATTTGGAAACAAATCATACAAGTCTGCAGAGACATTGGGATACTTGAATTCACAACAAGCATTGGCTGATTTTGCACTTCTGATAAGGAGTTTGAAGCATAATCTTTCCTCTGAAGCATCTCCTGTGGTGGTTTTTGGTGGCTCTTATGGTGGAA tGCTGGCAGCCTGGTTCAGACTGAAATACCCACACATAGCCATTGGTGCATTGGCATCTTCAGCCCCTATTTTGCAGTTTGATGACATCACTCCATGGTCAAGCTTTTATGATGCTGTCTCCCAGGATTTCAAg GAAGCAAGCTTGAATTGCTATGAAGTGATAAAAGGGAGCTGGGCAGAGCTGGAGGCACTATCAGCTCAGAACGAAGGTTTGGCTGAACTGAGCAGAACTTTCAGAGCTTGCCA AGACCTTCATTCACTAGATTCAGTCTGGGAATGGTTATGGTCAGCATTTGTTTACACAGCCATGGTGAATTACCCAAATGAAGCTAATTTTATGATGCCATTGCCTGCCTACCCTGTGCAAGCG ATGTGCAAGATTATCGATGGATTTCCATCGGGGGCTTCCAAGATCACCAGGGCGTTCGCAGCTGCAAGCTTATATTACAACTATTCTCGGGCAGAAAAATGCTTTAAGTTGGAACATGGACCTGATGCTCATGGTCTACATGGTTGGAATTGGCAG GCATGCACAGAGATGGTCATGCCAATGACATGCTCTGAAAAGAGCATGTTTCCCACATCCGGCTTTAGTTACAAAGAGTTTGCAGAAGATTGTATGAAAACGTTTGGGGTTAAACCTCGACCACATTGGATCACTACTGAATTCGGTGGCAAA AGAATTGATCTTGTTCTGAAGAGATCAGGTggcaacatcatattttcaaatgGAATGCAAGACCCCTGGAGCAGAGGAGG TGTGCTGAAAAATATATCTTCCAGCATCATTGCCCTTGTCACAGAAAAGG gagCTCATCATGTCGATTTTCGATCTGCAACGAAAGATGACCCGGAATGGCTTAAAGAGCTGAGGAGACAGGAAGTTGAGATCATTCAGGGATGGATAGACCAGTATTATCCAGATTTAAAGCGGACAATGAGAAGGAAGCATTTGTAG
- the LOC133673678 gene encoding uncharacterized protein LOC133673678 isoform X3, translated as MKVTLSGLLPILASCLTLLPSSELFWFSLKFYGESMPFGNKSYKSAETLGYLNSQQALADFALLIRSLKHNLSSEASPVVVFGGSYGGMLAAWFRLKYPHIAIGALASSAPILQFDDITPWSSFYDAVSQDFKEASLNCYEVIKGSWAELEALSAQNEGLAELSRTFRACQDLHSLDSVWEWLWSAFVYTAMVNYPNEANFMMPLPAYPVQAMCKIIDGFPSGASKITRAFAAASLYYNYSRAEKCFKLEHGPDAHGLHGWNWQACTEMVMPMTCSEKSMFPTSGFSYKEFAEDCMKTFGVKPRPHWITTEFGGKRIDLVLKRSGGNIIFSNGMQDPWSRGGVLKNISSSIIALVTEKGAHHVDFRSATKDDPEWLKELRRQEVEIIQGWIDQYYPDLKRTMRRKHL; from the exons ATGAAGGTGACATTGAGTGGTTTGCTGCCAATACTGGCTTCTTGCTTGACATTGCTCCCAAGTTCAGAGCTCTTCTGGTTTTCATTGAA ATTTTATGGGGAGTCAATGCCATTTGGAAACAAATCATACAAGTCTGCAGAGACATTGGGATACTTGAATTCACAACAAGCATTGGCTGATTTTGCACTTCTGATAAGGAGTTTGAAGCATAATCTTTCCTCTGAAGCATCTCCTGTGGTGGTTTTTGGTGGCTCTTATGGTGGAA tGCTGGCAGCCTGGTTCAGACTGAAATACCCACACATAGCCATTGGTGCATTGGCATCTTCAGCCCCTATTTTGCAGTTTGATGACATCACTCCATGGTCAAGCTTTTATGATGCTGTCTCCCAGGATTTCAAg GAAGCAAGCTTGAATTGCTATGAAGTGATAAAAGGGAGCTGGGCAGAGCTGGAGGCACTATCAGCTCAGAACGAAGGTTTGGCTGAACTGAGCAGAACTTTCAGAGCTTGCCA AGACCTTCATTCACTAGATTCAGTCTGGGAATGGTTATGGTCAGCATTTGTTTACACAGCCATGGTGAATTACCCAAATGAAGCTAATTTTATGATGCCATTGCCTGCCTACCCTGTGCAAGCG ATGTGCAAGATTATCGATGGATTTCCATCGGGGGCTTCCAAGATCACCAGGGCGTTCGCAGCTGCAAGCTTATATTACAACTATTCTCGGGCAGAAAAATGCTTTAAGTTGGAACATGGACCTGATGCTCATGGTCTACATGGTTGGAATTGGCAG GCATGCACAGAGATGGTCATGCCAATGACATGCTCTGAAAAGAGCATGTTTCCCACATCCGGCTTTAGTTACAAAGAGTTTGCAGAAGATTGTATGAAAACGTTTGGGGTTAAACCTCGACCACATTGGATCACTACTGAATTCGGTGGCAAA AGAATTGATCTTGTTCTGAAGAGATCAGGTggcaacatcatattttcaaatgGAATGCAAGACCCCTGGAGCAGAGGAGG TGTGCTGAAAAATATATCTTCCAGCATCATTGCCCTTGTCACAGAAAAGG gagCTCATCATGTCGATTTTCGATCTGCAACGAAAGATGACCCGGAATGGCTTAAAGAGCTGAGGAGACAGGAAGTTGAGATCATTCAGGGATGGATAGACCAGTATTATCCAGATTTAAAGCGGACAATGAGAAGGAAGCATTTGTAG
- the LOC133673678 gene encoding uncharacterized protein LOC133673678 isoform X4, with the protein MKHRFYGESMPFGNKSYKSAETLGYLNSQQALADFALLIRSLKHNLSSEASPVVVFGGSYGGMLAAWFRLKYPHIAIGALASSAPILQFDDITPWSSFYDAVSQDFKEASLNCYEVIKGSWAELEALSAQNEGLAELSRTFRACQDLHSLDSVWEWLWSAFVYTAMVNYPNEANFMMPLPAYPVQAMCKIIDGFPSGASKITRAFAAASLYYNYSRAEKCFKLEHGPDAHGLHGWNWQACTEMVMPMTCSEKSMFPTSGFSYKEFAEDCMKTFGVKPRPHWITTEFGGKRIDLVLKRSGGNIIFSNGMQDPWSRGGVLKNISSSIIALVTEKGAHHVDFRSATKDDPEWLKELRRQEVEIIQGWIDQYYPDLKRTMRRKHL; encoded by the exons ATGAAG CACAGATTTTATGGGGAGTCAATGCCATTTGGAAACAAATCATACAAGTCTGCAGAGACATTGGGATACTTGAATTCACAACAAGCATTGGCTGATTTTGCACTTCTGATAAGGAGTTTGAAGCATAATCTTTCCTCTGAAGCATCTCCTGTGGTGGTTTTTGGTGGCTCTTATGGTGGAA tGCTGGCAGCCTGGTTCAGACTGAAATACCCACACATAGCCATTGGTGCATTGGCATCTTCAGCCCCTATTTTGCAGTTTGATGACATCACTCCATGGTCAAGCTTTTATGATGCTGTCTCCCAGGATTTCAAg GAAGCAAGCTTGAATTGCTATGAAGTGATAAAAGGGAGCTGGGCAGAGCTGGAGGCACTATCAGCTCAGAACGAAGGTTTGGCTGAACTGAGCAGAACTTTCAGAGCTTGCCA AGACCTTCATTCACTAGATTCAGTCTGGGAATGGTTATGGTCAGCATTTGTTTACACAGCCATGGTGAATTACCCAAATGAAGCTAATTTTATGATGCCATTGCCTGCCTACCCTGTGCAAGCG ATGTGCAAGATTATCGATGGATTTCCATCGGGGGCTTCCAAGATCACCAGGGCGTTCGCAGCTGCAAGCTTATATTACAACTATTCTCGGGCAGAAAAATGCTTTAAGTTGGAACATGGACCTGATGCTCATGGTCTACATGGTTGGAATTGGCAG GCATGCACAGAGATGGTCATGCCAATGACATGCTCTGAAAAGAGCATGTTTCCCACATCCGGCTTTAGTTACAAAGAGTTTGCAGAAGATTGTATGAAAACGTTTGGGGTTAAACCTCGACCACATTGGATCACTACTGAATTCGGTGGCAAA AGAATTGATCTTGTTCTGAAGAGATCAGGTggcaacatcatattttcaaatgGAATGCAAGACCCCTGGAGCAGAGGAGG TGTGCTGAAAAATATATCTTCCAGCATCATTGCCCTTGTCACAGAAAAGG gagCTCATCATGTCGATTTTCGATCTGCAACGAAAGATGACCCGGAATGGCTTAAAGAGCTGAGGAGACAGGAAGTTGAGATCATTCAGGGATGGATAGACCAGTATTATCCAGATTTAAAGCGGACAATGAGAAGGAAGCATTTGTAG
- the LOC133673678 gene encoding uncharacterized protein LOC133673678 isoform X2, with protein sequence MKVTLSGLLPILASCLTLLPSSELFWFSLNVIFQHRFYGESMPFGNKSYKSAETLGYLNSQQALADFALLIRSLKHNLSSEASPVVVFGGSYGGMLAAWFRLKYPHIAIGALASSAPILQFDDITPWSSFYDAVSQDFKEASLNCYEVIKGSWAELEALSAQNEGLAELSRTFRACQDLHSLDSVWEWLWSAFVYTAMVNYPNEANFMMPLPAYPVQAMCKIIDGFPSGASKITRAFAAASLYYNYSRAEKCFKLEHGPDAHGLHGWNWQACTEMVMPMTCSEKSMFPTSGFSYKEFAEDCMKTFGVKPRPHWITTEFGGKRIDLVLKRSGGNIIFSNGMQDPWSRGGVLKNISSSIIALVTEKGAHHVDFRSATKDDPEWLKELRRQEVEIIQGWIDQYYPDLKRTMRRKHL encoded by the exons ATGAAGGTGACATTGAGTGGTTTGCTGCCAATACTGGCTTCTTGCTTGACATTGCTCCCAAGTTCAGAGCTCTTCTGGTTTTCATTGAA tGTTATTTTTCAGCACAGATTTTATGGGGAGTCAATGCCATTTGGAAACAAATCATACAAGTCTGCAGAGACATTGGGATACTTGAATTCACAACAAGCATTGGCTGATTTTGCACTTCTGATAAGGAGTTTGAAGCATAATCTTTCCTCTGAAGCATCTCCTGTGGTGGTTTTTGGTGGCTCTTATGGTGGAA tGCTGGCAGCCTGGTTCAGACTGAAATACCCACACATAGCCATTGGTGCATTGGCATCTTCAGCCCCTATTTTGCAGTTTGATGACATCACTCCATGGTCAAGCTTTTATGATGCTGTCTCCCAGGATTTCAAg GAAGCAAGCTTGAATTGCTATGAAGTGATAAAAGGGAGCTGGGCAGAGCTGGAGGCACTATCAGCTCAGAACGAAGGTTTGGCTGAACTGAGCAGAACTTTCAGAGCTTGCCA AGACCTTCATTCACTAGATTCAGTCTGGGAATGGTTATGGTCAGCATTTGTTTACACAGCCATGGTGAATTACCCAAATGAAGCTAATTTTATGATGCCATTGCCTGCCTACCCTGTGCAAGCG ATGTGCAAGATTATCGATGGATTTCCATCGGGGGCTTCCAAGATCACCAGGGCGTTCGCAGCTGCAAGCTTATATTACAACTATTCTCGGGCAGAAAAATGCTTTAAGTTGGAACATGGACCTGATGCTCATGGTCTACATGGTTGGAATTGGCAG GCATGCACAGAGATGGTCATGCCAATGACATGCTCTGAAAAGAGCATGTTTCCCACATCCGGCTTTAGTTACAAAGAGTTTGCAGAAGATTGTATGAAAACGTTTGGGGTTAAACCTCGACCACATTGGATCACTACTGAATTCGGTGGCAAA AGAATTGATCTTGTTCTGAAGAGATCAGGTggcaacatcatattttcaaatgGAATGCAAGACCCCTGGAGCAGAGGAGG TGTGCTGAAAAATATATCTTCCAGCATCATTGCCCTTGTCACAGAAAAGG gagCTCATCATGTCGATTTTCGATCTGCAACGAAAGATGACCCGGAATGGCTTAAAGAGCTGAGGAGACAGGAAGTTGAGATCATTCAGGGATGGATAGACCAGTATTATCCAGATTTAAAGCGGACAATGAGAAGGAAGCATTTGTAG
- the LOC133673797 gene encoding uncharacterized protein LOC133673797 has product MSRRSGACLRCCLVIFAVISALGVCGPALYWRFKKTFGFPDSKASSCPPCICDCPPPMTLLKIAPGLANLSVTDCGGNDPDLKLEMEKQFVDLLTEELKLQEAVAQEHAHHMNITLAEAKRVASQYQREAEKCNAATETCEEARERSEALLIRERKITSLWEQRARQLGYEGK; this is encoded by the exons atgtCAAGGAGATCAGGGGCCTGCTTGAGGTGTTGTTTGGTCATATTTGCAGTGATTTCTGCTTTAGGTGTGTGTGGTCCTGCTTTGTATTGGAGATTCAAGAAGACTTTTGGATTCCCTGATTCCAAAGCCTCTTCTTGCCCTCCTTGCATCTGTGATTGCCCTCCTCCTATGACTCTACTCAAGATTGCTCCTG gGTTGGCCAACCTTTCAGTCACAG ACTGCGGGGGCAATGACCCAGATCTCAAATTGGAGATGGAGAAGCAATTTGTAGACCTTCTAACAGAGGAGTTGAAATTGCAAGAGGCTGTTGCTCAAGAGCATGCTCATCACATGAACATCACGCTTGCTGAAGCAAAAAGGGTGGCATCCCAATACCAGAGGGAGGCAGAAAAATGCAATGCTGCAACTGAAACATGTGAGGAGGCAAGAGAGCGGTCTGAAGCATTGCTGATCAGAGAGAGGAAGATTACTTCCTTATGGGAGCAACGGGCCCGTCAACTGGGTTACGAAGGAAAGTAA
- the LOC133674589 gene encoding calmodulin-binding protein 60 E-like, translating into MESSRGRRVEKRGYEQGVDDEADNLPESKKAKLPALASVIVEALKVDSLQRLCSSLEPLFRRIVSEEVERALTRLGPAKLAGGSSPPKLPGPNGNNLQLHFRTRMPPHLFTGGKVEGEQGATIHVVLLDASTGTVMQTGPESAAKLNVVVLEGDFNDEADEGWTAEHFESHEVKEREGKRPLLTGDLQVSLKEGVGTLGDLTFTDNSSWIRSRKFRLGVKVSPGYCEGIRVREAKTEAFAVKDHRGELYKKHYPPALQDEVWRLDRIAKDGALHKKLVMADITTVEDFLRVLFRDSQKLRNILGSGMSNRMWENTVEHAKTCVLGGKLYVYYAAGTHSTGVVFNNVYEPRGLISDGQFLSLDSLNHNQKISVDSLVKRAYENWHHVVEYDGKVLNSLASNKGGKGASAAPIVDNSYERNQYITSDQNKQQFIPSEPSPQYQAIINHPSVPQLIKFPFVRSDQNAAMTLNNPPAALSGGTDYMSVGTPAGDTYFPGDWSRPRTGNGLEDFFTEEIRVRSSEMLESDDMQRLLKTLGMGGVGMGPGFVHPDEPCYSYSVQAYEPQMDQTYAQERGKGSKAVVGWLKLKAALRWGIFVRKKAAERRAQLVELD; encoded by the exons ATGGAAAGTTCGAGGGGCAGGAGAGTTGAGAAAAGAGGATATGAGCAGGGTGTCGATGATGAAGCTGACAACCTGCCAGAATCAAAAAAGGCAAAATTGCCCGCTTTAGCAAG TGTAATTGTGGAGGCTTTGAAGGTGGATAGTTTGCAAAGACTTTGCTCATCTTTGGAGCCTTTGTTTCGCAGAATT GTCAGCGAAGAAGTGGAACGTGCTTTGACGAGGTTAGGCCCTGCTAAATTGGCTGGAGG GTCGTCACCACCAAAACTTCCGGGCCCAAATGGAAACAATCTACAACTTCATTTCAGAACAAGAATGCCTCCTCACCTGTTCACAGGAGGGAAAGTTGAGGGGGAGCAAGGGGCAACTATCCATGTTGTCCTGTTAGATGCAAGCACTGGAACTGTCATGCAAACTGGACCAGAATCAGCAGCCAAACTGAATGTTGTGGTTCTTGAAGGTGACTTCAATGATGAAGCTGATGAAGGTTGGACAGCAGAACATTTTGAAAGCCATGAAGTAAAGGAGCGTGAAGGTAAAAGGCCACTACTGACTGGGGATCTACAGGTCAGTCTCAAGGAAGGGGTAGGAACTCTTGGAGATCTTACTTTTACTGACAATTCTAGCTGGATAAGGAGCAGAAAGTTCAGGCTTGGTGTTAAGGTTTCTCCTGGATATTGTGAGGGGATTCGTGTTCGTGAGGCCAAGACAGAGGCATTTGCTGTGAAAGATCACCGAGGAGAAT TATACAAAAAACACTACCCGCCGGCTTTACAAGATGAAGTTTGGAGATTGGACAGGATAGCAAAGGATGGAGCACTGCACAAAAAATTGGTGATGGCTGATATTACAACAGTTGAAGATTTTCTCCGTGTTCTCTTTAGGGATTCACAGAAATTAAGAAAT ATCCTTGGAAGTGGAATGTCAAATAGGATGTGGGAGAATACAGTTGAGCATGCGAAGACTTGTGTCTTAGGAGGAAAGCTTTACGTTTACTATGCTGCTGGTACTCATAGCACTGGTGTTGTTTTCAATAACGTTTATGAGCCCAGGGGCCTTATTTCTGATGGGCAGTTCCTCTCTTTGGATTCACTTAATCACAATCAAAAG ATTTCAGTGGATTCCCTGGTGAAGCGAGCATATGAGAATTGGCATCATGTTGTGGAATATGATGGCAAAGTTCTGAACTCCCTAGCTAGCAATAAGGGTGGCAAAGGAGCATCCGCTGCACCCATAGTCGACAACAGCTATGAGAGAAATCAGTATATAACATCTGATCAAAACAAGCAACAGTTTATCCCTTCTGAACCAAGTCCACAATACCAAGCTATAATTAACCACCCATCAGTCCCTCAGTTGATTAAATTTCCATTTGTTAGGTCAGATCAGAATGCAGCAATGACCCTAAATAATCCACCAGCAGCATTATCTGGTGGCACGGATTACATGTCTGTTGGAACCCCAGCTGGGGATACTTACTTTCCAGGAGATTGGTCTCGGCCAAGGACTGGGAATGGATTAGAAGACTTTTTCACAGAAGAAATACGGGTAAGGAGTTCAGAGATGTTGGAGAGTGATGACATGCAGAGACTGCTAAAAACACTTGGTATGGGTGGAGTTGGGATGGGACCTGGTTTTGTTCATCCTGATGAGCCTTGTTACTCTTATAGCGTTCAAGCATACGAGCCTCAGATGGATCAAACATATGCGCAGGAGCGAGGAAAAGGCTCAAAGGCTGTCGTTGGATGGCTTAAGCTGAAAGCAGCTCTACGCTGGGGGATATTTGTCAGGAAGAAAGCCGCAGAAAGAAGAGCTCAGCTTGTTGAGCTAGATTGA
- the LOC133674940 gene encoding two-component response regulator ARR12-like — protein sequence MTVEDQRGCNSVNEKMFPVGMRVLAVDDDPICLKVLENLLRKCQYEVTTTNQAVTALEMLRENRNKYDLVISDVNMPDMDGFKLLELVGLEMDLPVIMLSSHGDKEFVYKGITHGAVDYLLKPVRLEELKNIWQHVIRRKKWYPQDQNGSPNQDKGGDGAGEGEQVTSTGSGDQNGKVNRKRKDQDEEEEGEGEDGNDNEESGNQKKPRVVWSVELHQKFVSAVNQLGLDKAVPKKILDLMNVDGLTRENVASHLQKFRLYLKRLSCGANQQPNMVAAFGAKDSSYLRMGSLDGFGDFRSVHGPGQLSTTSLSSYPPGSLLGRLNSPGGLTLQGIASPGLLQPGHSRSLNNPLNTLGKLQPCLLQTNRGSTNLFQGISSALDPKEFQLKSMNHIGDFNHKGDATSFTLAGCFPDVKVTIGSLGNTISSAANNPQMLHVNPQQNQTRRSLATQSSLSMPALNQESFDVGVRGSSNFLDHSRCDDNWQGVVQMSTFPSNSLPLGEPFRHDPLPPSTRRDNISSTTSHIVNNPLDFSSSGSLTAPLEDSRLDMQGQADLVGNIFHNTNYTSKNRWGENSQNFNPCLNGSFGATNSLVSGSGSMNPLSQSMDQRKRFDASVLGQSNSGTLSMFQHLEAGNSALDPTGMRIPKMRSNEDFLLEQTKSPNGFVQNNYDSLDDIVNAMIKRDQNDGVLMDGEFGFESYSPGSCI from the exons TTACAACTACCAATCAAGCAGTCACTGCTCTGGAAATGTTGAGAGAAAACAGAAACAAGTATGACTTGGTTATCAGTGACGTTAACATGCCAGACATGGATGGCTTTAAGCTCCTTGAACTCGTGGGGCTCGAAATGGATCTACCGGTTATCA TGTTATCATCTCATGGTGATAAAGAGTTTGTGTATAAGGGGATTACGCATGGTGCTGTTGACTATTTGCTTAAACCTGTTCGATTGGAGGAGCTCAAAAACATATGGCAACATGTAATCAGGAGAAAAAAATGGTATCCCCAGGACCAGAACGGGTCACCAAATCAAGATAAGGGTGGTGATGGAGCTGGGGAGGGGGAACAAGTGACATCAACGGGTAGTGGTGATCAAAATGGAAAAGTAAACAGGAAACGCAAGGACCAAGACGAAGAGGAGGAAGGTGAGGGTGAAGATGGAAATGATAATGAAGAATCTGGGAATCAGAAGAAGCCTCGAGTTGTTTGGTCGGTGGAGCTGCATCAAAAGTTTGTCTCTGCTGTCAATCAACTAGGTCTTGACA AGGCTGTTCCAAAGAAAATACTTGACCTGATGAATGTTGATGGGCTTACAAGGGAAAATGTGGCAAGCCATTTGCAG AAATTCAGGCTTTACCTCAAAAGACTAAGTTGTGGGGCAAATCAGCAACCCAACATGGTTGCTGCATTTGGTGCTAAAGATTCATCTTACTTGAGAATGGGTTCGCTGGATGGATTTGGAGATTTTCGCTCTGTGCATGGACCGGGACAGCTTTCAACCACTTCTCTTTCATCATACCCACCCGGGAGTTTGCTTGGTAGATTGAACTCTCCTGGTGGTTTAACCTTGCAGGGAATAGCTTCTCCTGGGCTGCTCCAACCAGGTCATTCCCGATCCTTGAACAATCCTCTCAATACTCTTGGAAAGCTCCAGCCGTGTCTCTTACAAACAAACCGAGGCAGCACAAATTTATTTCAAGGGATTTCATCAGCATTGGATCCCAAGGAATTTCAGTTGAAGTCTATGAACCATATTGGAGACTTTAATCACAAAGGTGATGCAACAAGTTTTACACTTGCAGGTTGCTTCCCGGATGTCAAAGTGACTATTGGTAGCTTGGGCAATACCATATCTAGTGCCGCAAACAACCCTCAGATGCTTCATGTGAACCCACAACAAAATCAGACTAGGAGATCGTTGGCAACTCAATCTTCTCTAAGCATGCCTGCATTGAATCAGGAGTCTTTTGATGTTGGTGTCCGTGGCTCTTCAAATTTTCTGGATCATAGTAGATGTGATGATAACTGGCAGGGTGTAGTTCAAATGTCCACATTTCCTTCAAACTCTTTGCCATTGGGTGAGCCTTTCCGACATGATCCATTGCCTCCAAGTACCCGGAGAGACAATATATCTTCCACCACCTCTCACATTGTTAATAAtcctcttgatttttcttcatcGGGTTCTCTCACAGCACCTTTAGAAGATTCCAGATTAGATATGCAAGGACAAGCAGACTTGGTtggtaatatttttcataatacaaATTACACATCAAAGAACAGATGGGGAGAAAATAGCCAAAACTTTAATCCTTGTCTAAATGGTTCGTTTGGTGCCACGAACTCCCTGGTTTCTGGCAGTGGTTCCATGAATCCATTGAGCCAGAGTATGGACCAAAGGAAAAGGTTTGATGCATCTGTGCTTGGTCAATCAAACAGTGGGACTCTATCCATGTTTCAGCATCTTGAAGCTGGGAATTCTGCTTTGGACCCAACGGGTATGAGAATACCAAAAATGAGGTCAAATGAGGATTTTCTCTTGGAGCAAACAAAGTCTCCTAATGGTTTCgttcaaaataattatgattcttTGGATGATATAGTGAATGCAATGATCAAACGG GATCAAAATGATGGCGTCTTGATGGATGGAGAATTCGGGTTTGAATCTTATTCACCTGGATCATGCATTTGA